One Pseudorhodoplanes sinuspersici DNA segment encodes these proteins:
- a CDS encoding DUF3422 family protein, which yields MSADVTIGETNLKPHRLRATVLGEVHARPFTALSTPARVLHFAFDTMSDQAEADRNALADLCVRRGVQPPRPGDKHLHVSFGDLSLRWEQHSEFTTYTWELPSNPAEAPFQPPASSLATPMGLVPQPGPLLVAIDLQLMNDESDRIDVTRLFNRPSLAVADNSDGTALYATDFQPDAGGFVHILVLDRGLGPERAGALVQRLIELETYRTLALLGLPKAQELAPSINRIEKRLAELTEELRSTSALADNRRLLDQLTALAAELEAGATGSLFRFGASRAYDEIVQTRLKIIGERKVGGLPTWSSFLARRMAPAIRTCATTEERQATLSRKLARAANLLRTRVDVELEQQNQELLKSMNARTRLQLRLQATVEGLSVAAISYYVVGLFGYLVKGAHDAGWPIEPSLATAAFVPIAVLAIWWTVRRIRSRHIGRDHEHAV from the coding sequence ATGAGCGCAGACGTAACCATCGGCGAGACCAATCTGAAACCGCATCGGCTTCGCGCCACGGTGCTCGGCGAAGTCCATGCGCGGCCATTCACGGCTTTATCGACGCCAGCGCGTGTCCTGCATTTCGCTTTCGACACCATGAGCGATCAGGCCGAGGCCGACCGAAACGCCCTCGCCGACCTGTGCGTCAGACGTGGTGTCCAGCCGCCTCGGCCCGGCGACAAGCACCTGCATGTCTCGTTCGGTGACCTGAGTTTGCGCTGGGAACAACATTCGGAATTCACCACCTACACCTGGGAATTGCCGTCCAATCCGGCCGAGGCGCCGTTCCAGCCGCCCGCTTCATCGCTTGCCACCCCGATGGGACTCGTGCCGCAACCAGGCCCGCTGCTGGTGGCGATCGATCTGCAACTGATGAACGACGAATCTGACCGGATCGACGTGACGCGTCTGTTCAACCGGCCGAGCCTTGCGGTCGCGGACAACTCCGACGGCACCGCCTTGTACGCGACAGACTTTCAGCCCGATGCCGGCGGCTTTGTCCATATCCTCGTGCTCGATCGGGGGCTTGGACCTGAGCGCGCTGGCGCATTGGTCCAGCGCCTGATCGAACTTGAAACCTATCGGACGCTCGCCCTTCTCGGCTTGCCGAAAGCGCAGGAGCTCGCCCCCTCGATCAATCGTATCGAAAAACGGCTCGCCGAGCTGACTGAGGAATTGCGCAGCACCTCCGCGCTGGCCGACAATCGCCGACTGCTGGACCAGCTCACCGCACTCGCAGCGGAACTGGAAGCGGGCGCCACCGGCAGTCTGTTTCGCTTCGGCGCCAGCCGCGCCTATGACGAGATCGTGCAGACCCGGTTGAAGATCATCGGCGAACGCAAGGTCGGCGGCTTGCCGACATGGTCGTCGTTCCTCGCGCGCCGCATGGCGCCCGCCATCCGCACCTGTGCCACCACCGAAGAGCGGCAGGCCACGCTCTCTCGCAAGCTTGCTCGTGCCGCCAACCTGTTGCGCACCCGCGTCGATGTCGAACTCGAACAGCAGAATCAGGAATTGCTGAAATCGATGAATGCGCGCACTCGCCTGCAGTTGCGTTTGCAGGCGACGGTAGAGGGATTGTCGGTCGCCGCGATCAGCTATTACGTCGTTGGGCTGTTCGGCTATCTGGTGAAGGGCGCGCACGATGCCGGCTGGCCGATCGAGCCGTCATTGGCCACGGCCGCTTTTGTACCCATTGCGGTGCTTGCGATCTGGTGGACGGTCCGCCGCATCCGCAGCCGGCATATCGGCCGGGACCACGAGCACGCGGTATGA
- a CDS encoding SDR family NAD(P)-dependent oxidoreductase has product MGAFTGKVVVITGGSRGIGRGIAEAFAREGAQTVIASTSERNLETAAQAIVATGGPHPVTAALDLRKLSDCEKLYALVRKGLGRCDILINNAGATKAGNFLELSDESWLDGFALKFFGCVRLSRLFWPMLKDAQGHVVNIGGGAARSPSADFLIGGSCNAAMANFTKGLSRLGMKEGVNVNIIHPGLTATDRVQDLFAQRATAAGKTVGEISAQAVARDGIKRMGEPADIAELILFLCSEKGRHIQGAAIPVDGGSQPGYY; this is encoded by the coding sequence ATGGGCGCGTTCACCGGCAAGGTTGTTGTCATTACCGGCGGCAGCCGCGGAATCGGGCGCGGCATTGCGGAAGCGTTCGCACGCGAGGGCGCGCAGACAGTCATCGCGTCGACATCGGAAAGAAATCTGGAGACGGCTGCGCAGGCCATTGTCGCAACTGGCGGTCCCCATCCTGTTACAGCAGCACTCGATCTGCGCAAGCTGTCGGATTGCGAGAAGCTGTACGCGCTGGTGAGGAAGGGGCTCGGGCGCTGTGACATCCTCATCAACAACGCAGGTGCGACCAAAGCCGGCAATTTTCTTGAGCTGAGCGATGAAAGCTGGCTCGACGGTTTCGCGCTGAAATTCTTCGGCTGTGTGCGGTTGTCCCGGCTGTTCTGGCCGATGTTGAAGGATGCGCAGGGTCATGTGGTCAATATCGGTGGCGGTGCGGCCCGATCGCCGAGCGCCGATTTCCTGATCGGCGGCTCGTGCAACGCTGCGATGGCGAACTTCACCAAGGGATTGTCGCGTCTCGGCATGAAGGAAGGCGTCAACGTCAACATCATCCATCCCGGGCTGACCGCAACGGATCGCGTGCAGGATCTGTTTGCGCAACGCGCGACCGCCGCGGGCAAGACAGTCGGTGAAATCAGCGCGCAAGCCGTCGCTCGTGACGGTATCAAGCGGATGGGAGAGCCGGCGGATATTGCCGAACTGATCTTGTTTCTGTGCAGTGAGAAGGGGCGTCATATTCAGGGCGCGGCAATCCCGGTCGATGGCGGCTCGCAGCCGGGATATTACTGA
- the hpaR gene encoding homoprotocatechuate degradation operon regulator HpaR, whose product MSVRMRPFQRSLPMQLMLAREAIMQRFRPHLTAHGLTDQQWRIVRALNEVEALEIVELGRACCLHAASLSRILPKLEANGLVSRRGNKQDQRRIIVSLTAKGRRLFETVAPQSEAIYAALAQEIGPMRLEQIYGLLDEVIGVLAKPQRRVPSAAARSRVAVRRAALR is encoded by the coding sequence ATGAGCGTGCGGATGCGCCCGTTCCAGCGCTCGCTGCCGATGCAGTTGATGCTGGCGCGGGAAGCCATCATGCAGCGTTTCCGGCCACATCTGACGGCGCACGGCCTGACCGATCAGCAATGGCGGATCGTCCGTGCGCTCAACGAGGTCGAGGCGCTCGAAATCGTTGAGCTTGGCCGCGCCTGCTGCCTGCATGCCGCAAGCCTGTCGCGTATCCTGCCCAAGCTCGAAGCCAATGGGCTTGTGTCCCGGCGTGGCAACAAGCAGGATCAGCGACGGATTATTGTTTCGCTGACGGCCAAAGGGCGTCGTCTGTTTGAGACGGTCGCGCCCCAATCCGAAGCGATCTATGCCGCGCTTGCGCAGGAGATTGGACCGATGCGGCTCGAACAGATTTATGGATTGCTCGATGAGGTGATCGGCGTCCTCGCCAAGCCACAGCGACGGGTGCCATCGGCTGCGGCGCGGTCGCGGGTTGCCGTTCGGCGCGCGGCCTTGCGATAG